CATCCTTTATCCCTTTAACAGTCTCGTAAACTTTCTTAAAATAATTTCCAACATCGGATTTTCTAGAATCGACCTTCAATCCTAATACACTCCCTACCATTTCCCCAAATGACGTGAAAACATTCAAAAATTCATTACTCAATCCCACCATTGACTTCAATAACCTATTCTCAACACTCTCCTTACTCTCTCCTACTCCTATACTAATTCACCTACTAATTAGACTTAACCTCACCATTAATAGTTTTTTCTACTTTTTTTATAGCTTTTCTAACAAGGATTAGAAGAAAAAAATATGCTTTATATAAAATATTATTTATATAACATACACAACACTGCAAATAAAAAAAAGAGAGCTTTATCGCTCCCTTTGCCAATATTTCTATTTAATCTTACTGCTGACCCACTGCTTTTGGCTCTCTTGCCTTATCTACTTCTTGCTTTACCTTCTCTAGTACATTCTTTACTGTCTTTTTAACTATTTCTTCTATTGCTCCTAATAAATTATTTGCAGCTGTTATTCCCACTCTTTATACACTATCTTCAATTCTTCTGTACCTGCTGCAACTCCCTGCTTGTTATCACTCTTTACCTCACCCACTAAACTAGAATCACCTATCCCTTTTAATGATTCTAAATGCCCTTTTAAAGTCGCTAAAACTCCCTTAGCTGTATCAATTGCTTGTTCTTATTGCCTTATCAAATACACCATCTTTATCAACACCTGCCGATGCTTTTACTGCTACTTTCTCTAATTCTGCTGATGCTTCTCCAAGTTTTGCACCTAAACTGCTAAAATATTCTCCTACATCACTCTTCTTAGTAGTTGATTTAGCAGTAAATCCCAATACATCCGACACTAATTCCAAAAATGTATAAAACGCATTCTCTGCACTCCTCCCTACTTCCATTAATACTTCACTTAAACTTCCCACTCCTCTCCCTTCTCCTCCTAAAGCTCCTTCTCCTCCCTTTACTCCTCCACTATTACATCCCATCACCACCATTATCACCATCATTATCATTATCCCTTTTACCCTTCTTTTCATTCTATTCCCCCTCATTATCTCTACTCTCCTTCTCTTCTCCTCTCTTTCTTCCCCTTCTCTTTTCCCTACTATTTCCTCTAATTTCATTTTCTTCGCCTCCTTGTTTGATTTTTGTGAATACTAAAAGGCAAAACCAATAAAAAAACAAGGGTAAATCAAATTAATGATATGATTTACCTAAACATAATTCATATAACGATACACAATTACTGTACATTAAAATAAGAAAATAAGAGAGCTATATCTTGCTCTCTTATCTGCCTTTATTTATTAAATTATCCTAAATGTTACCGGCTCATCTTCTATATTATATTAATACTAATTTTTCCAACCTACATGAGAAAGATCCTGATTTGTAAGTTCATATTTTATATTACTTAAAAGAGATTTCTTGGCTTCTGTTTTACTAAAATCTATATTCCTAAAACCTGCACGTATAACAGTACTAAAAAAATTATATATATAATTTTTAGAATTTTCACCATATATACCACCCCTACTAAGATCTGTTATACGGTTACTTTTGTCTCTCAAAAACATAAATTGCTTTTCATACCATTTAATGGCATTTTTTATATATAGATCAATATCTTCATTGGATGCATGAATATTCTTTTTACCTATCAAAAAATTATAAGCCTCAGTAAAAGCCCCTACCAATTCTTTTTGATAACTAGGATCATCGTTAACCCACATTACAAAAAGACCGTAATTATCTGCTATTTTCTTATATTCCAAATGATTATTATCATAAGCCTCCTTCAGGGGTGACAAACCTTGTTCTACAAATTTACTACCATACTCACCACTATATCTTTTTAATACGTTAATTTTCGTTTGTGGATAATATAATACATGCCTATATGCATTTGTAATCCCATTAAATGCTCTCAATAAACTACTTAACATCAATCTCTCTTCATTAGTTAAAACAATTTTTTCTTGCTTATCTTCTTCCTCCTCTTGAACTATTTCAACCCCTTGTAAAATTTGAACACCAGAAGATACTACTGTTGTTGTATCTTCATCTGATTCTAACACAACAGAATCTTCAACACCAGGATTTACTTTATCATCTGATTCTAAAACAACAGAATCCCCAACATCAGGTTTTACCTTATTACCGACAATAGATTCATCTACTTGAGATTTAGATACAAACCTACTTGGCCTTGAACTTAGACCTAGAAATTTACTTATAACACCACCAGATAAAGCAGCATCATTAACACCAGCATTACATCCTATGATCATTATAAATGATACCATACCCATTATTTTTTTCATAAATAACTTCTCCCTTCATAATTCACTCTAAAGCAAATATCAACATATTATAAATACTTATTTAGATAAAGTACATTATAACAACAATTTTACTATTATTAAATATACAAATATATATTGTAATTTTAATTGTAGGTTATGAATACAATGAGAAATTTCTATTCAAACTAAAAAGAAATTTTAAAGAAATAAAAAACTTTTTAGAAAAAGCATTTTCAAAAAGATAAAACAACGCAACAAAATAGGTAAATTAAGTTATAATTTTAAAATTTATATTTGTTTTTAATGTGTTTAAAGTAGCCTTAGCTGAATCAACCGCTCCTCTAACTTCTTGGGATTTAGAACTATCTGCTGCTTTTTTTGCTACATCTTCTAACTCTTCTGATGCTTTCCCAAGTTTCACACCTAAACCCTTAAAATGATTTCCTACATCCTCTTTCTTTGTATCTTTATTCACTTTAAATCCCAATACATCTGACATTAACTCTATAAATGCATAAAATACATTCTCTGCACTCCTCCCCCACTTCCATCATTGCTCCACTTAACCCACTCCCGTCTCCTCCTGCTGCTCCTTCTCATCCCTTTACTCCTCCACTATTACATCCCATCACAAACATCATCACCATCATCATTACTTCTTTTACTCTCTTTCATATCTCTCTTCCTCTTATTATTTCTCCTTTTCGTCTTATTTCTTTCATTCTTTTCGCCTCCTTATTTTTATTTATTTATTTCTTATTTCTTAGCTTATTTGCTTGTCTCCCAACAACTAGAAGCAAAAAAATAAATAAATGATCCTCATAAAAAAAAGAGCCCTATCGCTCCTCTCCTATCTGACTTTTATTATCATTATTCAACACAACATATCTATAGAATTAATCTCTAATTCCCCTGCACAGTAAAACCATTTTCAGAACCTCCTACTTGTTTAATCTCTACTAATGTCTTATCAATTTCTTTTAATCCCAAATCCACTGTATTCCTGATTGCCATTGTAAGTGTACTGAAATTTTGTTTACCGAACTTGCTGCTACTTGCGCCTCTATCCCATCACTCAAATTACTACCAAACAATTTACTTATTGTCTTTTATTGATCACCATTGATCTTAGTAGCTATATGCATTATTAATTATTACATTGTCTGATTTTAAATACAGTGCTTCTTCAACATAAATTAAAACTATTTTCTTTGAAAAAATAAATGATTACATAAATTAAACATCCTACTGATAAATAAGAAATACCAAAAATTCGTTAAGAATTTTTGGTATTTCTTATTTATCAGTAAAAAAACAGATTAAAAAAATCAAACTATTTCACTAATTTTATCAAAGACAATTCATAATTCTCTAATAAATTTGGCTGCCATCCAGTCCATTTATCATTTCTAAACATATAGTTTGCAGACTGAATATATATTGGTGCAATTGGAAAATCCTTTTCAACTATTATTTCTTCTGCTTTCCTTAAAATATCTTGTCTCTTAATAGAATCTCTCTCAAAATCAGATTCAACAAAAAGTCTATCATACTCCTCATTTGAATATTTATACGATGAAATATACGATTTACTACTTGTAAAAATGAATAATATAGATGTTGGATCCCCATAAGGACCTACCCATCCTGCTCTTGCAATATGAAAATTACCAGAATGCCTATTACTCAAATAAGTTCCCCACTCCTGATTTTCAAGAACAACATCAATATTTAAAATACTCTTCCATCCATTCTGAATAAATTCAGCTACTTTCTTATGTAATGAATTAGTATTATACAATAATTTTAATTTAGGAAAATTGCTACCATTAAGATACCCAGCTTCAGCCAATAATTCCCTTGCATATTTAGGATCAAATAAAAGCAAATCTTTATCATAAGTATAATGCTCATAATTTGGGGTTGCAGTTCTTGTAGGAATTGCACCATTAGCAATCACTTGCTCTGTTATAGTTTTTCTATCAATAGCTAATGTTAAAGCCTTTCTAATTCTAACATCATCAAGAGGTTTTACAGTCACATTAAAAGGATAATAATAAAGAGCATTAAAAGGGCCCTCATAATAATCATCTCTTAACTTAACATCTTTAATTAAATCAACAGGAATAGTTTGATTAAACATAAAATCTATTTCACCATTTTGATACATATTATAAGAAGTAGTGGCATTGTCAGTGGTAAAGAATGTAATCTCATCTATTTCAACATTTGATACATCATAGTATCTAGGATTACGTTCAACTGTAATACTCGAACCAGGAATTCTCTCTTTGAGCTTAAAAGCACCACTAACAACAATATTTTCAGGATTAATCCATTTATCACCATATTGCTCTATCACGTGTATTGGTACTGGTATAAACACTCTATAAATTAATAAATTTAAAAAATAAGGTTTTGGTGATTCTAAAACAAATTCTATAGTTTGATCATTGATAGCTTTAATTCCAAGTTCAGATTCCGATACTTTGCCCTCAAAATAAGCTTGACCATTCTTAATCACATCTCTAACCTCATCAGCATAAGGGGCATGAGAATCTCTATTTAAAACTCTAAGATAAGATTTTTTTATTCCTTCTGCTGTAATTGGAACTCCATCACTCCAAACAAGATTATCTCTTAAATTAAATGTATAAACTTTTCCATCGCTAGAAACATTCCAACTTTTCGCAAGTCCAGGTTTATACCCGCTTGTTTGGGGGTCTGTTCTCACAATTCCCACAAACATCTCATTTATAATCTGAGTTCCTACAGTATCTTTATTGAACTGAGGATCAATTGACGTAGGTTCTGCGCCCAAAGCCACTTTAAACACTACAAGATTATTTTTTTTATTATTATTTCCCTTGCTCTTTAAGTCATATTTACTGCTACAAGCAAACATAAAAACTAATAATAATAAAAATAAAAAAAATCGAGATATCATAGTCTCTCCTCATAAAAAAAATAAAAATAAAACTTAATCCATTAAAATCAAAAAATATAATGAAATTTATGTCATTAAGGTATAGTCTTAAATATATCGCAATAATATGATTTTATCATTTTAATAATGATGAGGTAAAAAATCAATATGGAAAATATTGTAATTAAATATTTTAAAGAAATATCTAAAATTCCAAGATGTTCTGGAAATCTTAAACAAATCAACAATTATATTAAGTCTGAAGCAAAAAAATTTGGACACTATTTTAAAGAAGATGACGCATATAATATTTTAGTCAAAATAAAATCAAACAATAACAACAAATATCCTGTAGCTATCCAAGCTCATACAGACATGGTTTGTGAAAAAAACGATTCTAGTACACATAACTTTAAAAATGATCCGATTAAAGTGCTAGAAAAAGACGGTTACTTGGTAGCTGATGGAACCACCCTGGGAGCTGATAATGGAAACGGAGTCGCAATGTTACTGAGTCTGATGAGCGAAGCTAATAATTTTACTCATCCTGAACTAGAACTAATTTTCACTGCAGATGAAGAAATTGCTCTAGATGGTGCTATTGCATTTGATGCAAGCGAATGTAAAGCAAAAAGTCTTATTAATCTGGATGGAGGAAACGAAGGCAATTTTACCATTGCTTGTGCAGGCTCTAGTATAATTGAAATAAAAGTCTCACCAACCTATATACATACTCAAGATAATATGATAGTAGAGCTTCTATTCACTGGGCTTAAAGGAGGACACTCTGCCGGAAAAATTCATAAAAATTTAGGTAATGCTTTAAAATTAACATTCTTCTTTTTAAACAAACTTAAATCAAAAATGAAATTCAAAATTAGCGATATTTCTGGTGGAGATAAAAGCAATGCAATTCCACGAGAAGCAAAGATTTTAATAATAATTGACAATAAGGATCTTAGTTTACTAAAAAATGAAATTAATTGTTTCATTAATGAGGTCAAAATTATGCATGATTTAGAGCAAAATTTTGAAATTATTATATCTGAAAAAACTTTTAACGGAAAAATTTTAGACTTTGAAAGTCAAGACAAACTTTTAAACATGGGAATGGGTCTTATTAATGGTCTTTGCAAAATGGAAGATTATGATAAACGGGTTGTCAGAACTTCTCTTAATTTCGCCAGTCTCAAAAATTTAAATGACGAATATATTTTCACTTTTAAAACGAGATCTTTACTGGAAATCGAAAAAGAATATCTTTTCATGCATTTAAAAGCTATTAGCAATTTGGCAAAAGCACATATCGAAATTACTAATGATTATCCATCTTGGACATCATCTAATGATAACAAACTTCTGTATCATTTAACAAAAGTTTATCAAGATCTATATAAAAAAGATCCCAAATTACATATAACACACGGAGGAGTTGAAACTGGTATATTAGCTGCCAAACTTGGAGGTATTGATGCTATTACCATTGGTCCTGATGCTGATTATGCACACTCTCCAAAAGAAAAGCTTAATATCGAATCCTTTATTCGTGTTTATGATTTTCTTAAAACATGCTTAGAAAAATTTTAACAAATAAGTTATTTATTAAAATTTTTCCTTTCAAATAAACCATATGGGTTGTTTAAATTATAATTTAAACAACCCATAAAAAACAAAAATCTACAATTCCAAACTTCACATTCAATGTCACTAAAATACTTATAATCATAATTTCCAGCCTAAAACATTAATAATCCATTATATAACTACAAATATAAGTTTCATTATGTTGCGGACAAAACATCAAATTTAATTAAAATTTAATTACCATTTCAATCATCAAAACTCTTGAAAAATGTAATATATCCTCCATACCCACTATTACCATCATTACCTGCAGACTTTGTAAACAAATCAAAAATATTTGATTTGTTTACTCTCTTTTACTATTACAAATATAGAACAAATCATACCTTTAATTCACATATATATTATTTATATTATTATATTATTATCACCACAGCAAGGATCCATTCATTTCCTCTTCTTTCTCCTCATGTTCAATCCAATCCTCAAGACTTTTATCCGATCCATTTCTTCATCTCTAAACTTTTTTTTAAAAGGAAATGTCATATCTCTCATAATAAAATAAGACCCTCTTAATAGTAATAAGATACTATACTAGTATAACAAACTAACATGTTATATTTTAATCTCCTTAATAATTATTACTATATTAATAAATATAATCTAAATGGCAACAATCATTTATTACCATTTAAATATTATAAAAAAACAAAAATTTTAGTTGCACTTAGTTATTATATCGTGCTTAATTATAAATTCTCATAATTAAGCATTGATAAATTAGTTAACAAATAATTATTGTCATAAATATTATGTCATATATGAATAATTAAGTTAAACTTTATAATCAATGCTTTACTGGATATCATACAAAAGCATTCTTTAAGCGAAAATCATAAATTAATAATTAATATTTACTTGATCTTGTTCAAAATAAGTTTCATCTCATTAACTATAGCTATAACAACAATACATCTAGCGTTAACGTCTTTGGACTTTTCTTCAAAATATGGTGGCACTTTATTCAGATCAAAAATTTCAATCACAACACCTCCTCCTCCCCATCAAATTTAGTCATATACACATATATCAAACTAAAATTTATAAGTATTTATAATTAATATTTTATTGAATTTTATACAAAAGCATTCTCTAAACGAAAATTATATAAAGATTCCAAGTACACAACAAACTAATTTCAATACAGTATATTACAATACATTCATCAACATACAATACAGAACAGTACATAAATAATATCAATACAGCACAACTTTCAAGACAGTACAGTACAGTACAATTATTAATTATTTTTTAATTATGTAGTAATATTTATATAGGAGCTTTAATAAATGATCAATAAAAATAATAATCATAAAAAAGATAAATATACAAAAAACATTAATGTTGGGTTAAATATTGTAAATGTTTGGAAAATTAAGTTTGAATTTTTTGTTCACAATACTTGGTTAATAATGTCTGCTTTACTGTTACTTTTTTTCAATGTACTGCATTCTCATAAAGGAATTTCAAATTATAATGTTGGTGGTCATTACAAACTATATTTCACATTACCATTTACAATTGTCATTATTTTAGTACCATCCTCAATATTGTTGTATTTTTTATATTTATTAAGAAAGCATTCTCAAACTTCAGTATTTGTGTTTTTAGAAAAAATAGCAATACTTATATTGTTAGTAATAGGACTTGTAACACAGTCTGTAAGTTCATGGATGAGTTTTGAAAGTTTCTTTAGCGTTATATTCGAAAATAACATTCTAAGAATTAAACAAAGTAAAATCGAACAAAAGCAAAATATTTTCAATCGACTATCCGAAAAAGAAAAAATGATCAAAGATGAAATAGCTGATATTGATATTCAGATCAAAAATAATAAAGATCGCATAGAATTTGCCAAAAATAAACACTTAAATTTGGACTACACATATAAAACTATGAAGCAAGATTATATGAAAGAAATTGAGAATGCAAAAAAAGAAAATAAGGATTTGTTTGCGCAAAAGAATGAATATTTGAAGTCACTGGATGATTTAAGATCTCAATTTGATAATTTAATTGAAACAACAGATTCATATAATGATAAAATTAAGGCAGCCAATGTGTTAGATGGAACATCTGTTGTCATTGATAGAAATGATTATCTTAATATCATTTTTGTTTATTTGTTATTATTATCCTCTATTTGTTTAGATATATTCCTAGCAATGGTATTTTGTATAATACAAAACTCTTACAATAAATTTTATGAACAAAAATTACTATACTCAACACAATTGCCAAAAAGCATTAAAGTCAATTTACCAAATATTAGGAAAGCTAATATTTTGAAACAAAAAGTTCAATATAATTGTAAAATCTCTAATTCAGACTCAAAAAAAACACATAAAAAAATTGATAATGATAAATTAATTGCATTTATGAAATCTAACTTAGAAGACGATAATCGTACTATAAAGTCATTGCGTAAAATTAATCAAGATACAAATCTATCTAAATATACAATAAGCAAATATTTATCAGAATTAATGAACAGGGGTTTAATTATAAAAGAAAATCAAAGATTAGTGCTTAATAAAGATTAATACTTAAGTACCAATACAAACTAAATTCATCAAAAACTGATTTATCCTAATCATTTTTCACTTTATCCACTTTCTCATTAAGTCTATCTATCGATCAATAGCTAATCAAAAATTCATTTGATATGAGTTTTTTGTATATAACACACTTCTTAAGAGCTGATATCTTTACATTATCTCTAATAATGATATATGGAGCTTTGCATAAAAATTTCAGGGTTAAACAAGCTTTGATCTTGGTCTGAATACACATAGACAGACTTGATGAAAAAATACATAAAGTTAAGTTGATACACACAAATTATTGTCTTTCTATGAAATTCCTAAATACTTTCCTAAAGTCACAAACATTTGTACTAC
Above is a window of Borrelia hispanica CRI DNA encoding:
- a CDS encoding variable large family protein, which codes for MGITAANNLLGAIEEIVKKTVKNVLEKVKQEVDKAREPKAVGQQ
- a CDS encoding peptide ABC transporter substrate-binding protein; its protein translation is MISRFFLFLLLLVFMFACSSKYDLKSKGNNNKKNNLVVFKVALGAEPTSIDPQFNKDTVGTQIINEMFVGIVRTDPQTSGYKPGLAKSWNVSSDGKVYTFNLRDNLVWSDGVPITAEGIKKSYLRVLNRDSHAPYADEVRDVIKNGQAYFEGKVSESELGIKAINDQTIEFVLESPKPYFLNLLIYRVFIPVPIHVIEQYGDKWINPENIVVSGAFKLKERIPGSSITVERNPRYYDVSNVEIDEITFFTTDNATTSYNMYQNGEIDFMFNQTIPVDLIKDVKLRDDYYEGPFNALYYYPFNVTVKPLDDVRIRKALTLAIDRKTITEQVIANGAIPTRTATPNYEHYTYDKDLLLFDPKYARELLAEAGYLNGSNFPKLKLLYNTNSLHKKVAEFIQNGWKSILNIDVVLENQEWGTYLSNRHSGNFHIARAGWVGPYGDPTSILFIFTSSKSYISSYKYSNEEYDRLFVESDFERDSIKRQDILRKAEEIIVEKDFPIAPIYIQSANYMFRNDKWTGWQPNLLENYELSLIKLVK
- the pepD gene encoding beta-Ala-His dipeptidase — translated: MENIVIKYFKEISKIPRCSGNLKQINNYIKSEAKKFGHYFKEDDAYNILVKIKSNNNNKYPVAIQAHTDMVCEKNDSSTHNFKNDPIKVLEKDGYLVADGTTLGADNGNGVAMLLSLMSEANNFTHPELELIFTADEEIALDGAIAFDASECKAKSLINLDGGNEGNFTIACAGSSIIEIKVSPTYIHTQDNMIVELLFTGLKGGHSAGKIHKNLGNALKLTFFFLNKLKSKMKFKISDISGGDKSNAIPREAKILIIIDNKDLSLLKNEINCFINEVKIMHDLEQNFEIIISEKTFNGKILDFESQDKLLNMGMGLINGLCKMEDYDKRVVRTSLNFASLKNLNDEYIFTFKTRSLLEIEKEYLFMHLKAISNLAKAHIEITNDYPSWTSSNDNKLLYHLTKVYQDLYKKDPKLHITHGGVETGILAAKLGGIDAITIGPDADYAHSPKEKLNIESFIRVYDFLKTCLEKF
- a CDS encoding replication/maintenance protein RepL, yielding MINKNNNHKKDKYTKNINVGLNIVNVWKIKFEFFVHNTWLIMSALLLLFFNVLHSHKGISNYNVGGHYKLYFTLPFTIVIILVPSSILLYFLYLLRKHSQTSVFVFLEKIAILILLVIGLVTQSVSSWMSFESFFSVIFENNILRIKQSKIEQKQNIFNRLSEKEKMIKDEIADIDIQIKNNKDRIEFAKNKHLNLDYTYKTMKQDYMKEIENAKKENKDLFAQKNEYLKSLDDLRSQFDNLIETTDSYNDKIKAANVLDGTSVVIDRNDYLNIIFVYLLLLSSICLDIFLAMVFCIIQNSYNKFYEQKLLYSTQLPKSIKVNLPNIRKANILKQKVQYNCKISNSDSKKTHKKIDNDKLIAFMKSNLEDDNRTIKSLRKINQDTNLSKYTISKYLSELMNRGLIIKENQRLVLNKD
- a CDS encoding Mlp family lipoprotein, producing the protein MKKIMGMVSFIMIIGCNAGVNDAALSGGVISKFLGLSSRPSRFVSKSQVDESIVGNKVKPDVGDSVVLESDDKVNPGVEDSVVLESDEDTTTVVSSGVQILQGVEIVQEEEEDKQEKIVLTNEERLMLSSLLRAFNGITNAYRHVLYYPQTKINVLKRYSGEYGSKFVEQGLSPLKEAYDNNHLEYKKIADNYGLFVMWVNDDPSYQKELVGAFTEAYNFLIGKKNIHASNEDIDLYIKNAIKWYEKQFMFLRDKSNRITDLSRGGIYGENSKNYIYNFFSTVIRAGFRNIDFSKTEAKKSLLSNIKYELTNQDLSHVGWKN